DNA from Aliarcobacter skirrowii CCUG 10374:
TGACACGAGATCATGTTTTACCTTTAGCGTTTCCAGGGATAATGACAGGTTCAATTATTGGTTTAGCTCAAGCTATGGGAGAGACAGCACCTTTAATCATCATTGGAATGATTGCCTTTATTCCAGATGCTCCTTCAATGGTTACACAAGCGGCAACTGTGATGCCAGCACAACTATTTACTTGGGCTGGAATGCCTGAGGGTATGTATATAGAAAAAACAGCAGCTGGAATTTTGGTTCTATTGTCAATATTAATTTCACTAAATGCAATAGCTATATATTTACGAAAAAAATTTGAAGTAAAATGGTAAAAGGAAAAAAATGAGTACAGATAATAAAACAAAAATAGATGTAAAAAACTTAAATTTGTATTATGGTTCAAATCAAGCACTATTTGATATTAATGTAAATTTGTATCAAAATAAAATAACAGCACTAATTGGACCATCTGGTTGTGGAAAATCTACATTTTTAAGATGTATAAATAGAATGAATGATTTAATTCCAAGTGTTAAAATTGATGGAAAAATTGTAATTGACAAAAAAAATATTTATGATAAAGATGTTGATGAGGTAAGTGTTAGAAAAAGAGTTGGAATGGTATTTCAACAACCAAATCCTTTTCCAAAATCTATTTATGATAATGTTGCTTATGCACCACTAAAACATGGAATGGTAAAAAAAGGGAAAGAGTGTGATGAGTTGGTTGAAACTTCACTAATAAAATCAGGTCTTTGGAATGAGGTAAAAGATAAGTTACAAAATCCAGGAACTTCACTTTCAGGTGGTCAGCAACAAAGACTTTGTATTGCAAGAACAATTGCAATTAAACCAGAGGTTATTTTAATGGATGAGCCAACATCTGCACTTGATCCAATAAGTACAGAAAAAATTGAGTCTTTGATGCTTGAATTAAAACAAGATTATACAATTATAACTGTAACTCACAATATGCAACAAGCAGCACGAGTTGCTGATTATACGGCATTTTTTCACTTAGGAAAATTAATAGAGTATGATGTAACAGAGACTATCTTTGTTAATCCAACAAATAAAAAAACAGAAGATTATATTACAGGGAGATTTGGATAATGTTAAAACCTTATGAAGAGAAATTAAAACTTATAAAAAGTGAAGTAGAAAAACTAGGATTAGATGTTGTTGAAGCTTTAGAGATTTGTTTAAAATCTTTAAATGAAAGAAAGATAGAGAATCTAAAAAATGTTGAAATTAGTGAGAAAAAATTTCTTGCAAAATCAAATGAACTAGATAATATTATTATCACAACTCTAGCTTTATATACACCAGAAGCTAGAGATTTAAGAAGAATGGTAGCATTCTTAAAAATCACAAATGAGATAGTAAGAACAGCTGCAAATACAAAAGATTTTGCAAAAATGTTTAGAAGATCTTATAGTGAAGATTTAGATACAAATACTATTTTAGAGTACACAATTCCTCTTTTAAAATCGGCTTTATTATCTACAAAAACAGCTGTATCTATAATAGATGAACATGATTTAAAACAAGTTGAGCAAAAGTATCAAAGAGTTGTTGTAGAAGAGAGTAAAACAGATGATTTATACTTGATGATTGAGAAAAATATTTTAAAACTAATTACAAAAAATCTTGATTTATCAAAAGAGTATTTTGATATTTTAAGTAGTTTAAGAAGATTAGAGAAAATTGCAGATAGATCTGTATCAATAGCTAGTTTACTACAGTTTGCAAAACTAGGTGGAGATATGGTTCAATCATAATTCTTATGATATAATTTTTGCATGAAAAAAGCTATACAAAAAATCTCGGACTATTTTAGTTCAAACTTTGAAGTTTTGGTTGCTACTGTTATATTTTTAGTGATATTCATAGCTGGACACGACTTTTATAGAGCAATTATACTTATGCTTGAGTTTATTGTGATTATGGAAGTTGTTAAGATGATTTCTGATTTTATAAAAAAAGAGACATTAAGACTTAGATATGTTATTGATATTTTTATAATATTTCTAATAAGAGAAGTTATAATTTTATCAGCAAATAAAAATAGAGACTACTTTGATATAGTATTCTTACTATTTGTAATATTTGTCTTCTTTGTGTTTAGAATATTATCTATAAAATTTTCACCAATAAATGATAAAAAAGCAGATGAGATAAAATGAAAAAATTAATTCTTATAGTTGAAGATGAAGAGGATATGCTTGAGCTTCTTGAGTACACACTACAAAAAGAGGGTTATGATACTATTGGATTTTTAAATGTGGATAAAAATGTAAGAAAAGTTTTGGATGAGGAGAACATAGATTTAATCTTAATGGATAGAAATCTTCCAAATATTGAAGGAACTACATTTATAAAAGAGTTAAGAGTAAGTGGTTACTCTAATCCAGTTATTTACATAACTGCAAAAGATAAAGAGAATGATGTTTTAGAAGGATTTGAGGCATTTGCAGATGATTATATTACTAAACCTTTTAATCTAAAAGAGCTAATTGCTAGAGTAAAAGCTGTAATAAAAAGAACTTCAAAAGAGCTTGAGTTTATAAAGGCAAAAGATATTGTTTATAACTTTGCAAACAAAAAGTTTTATATTGAAAATAAAGAGATTGAACTAACTCAACTTGAGAGCTCTTTGTTGTTTGAGTTTATAAATAATCAAGATATTCTTCTTTCAAGAGATTATCTTCTTGAAAAAGTTTGGAAGGACTCTTTAGATAAAAAAGAGAAGACTGTAAATGTTGCAATAAAAAGATTAAAATCAAAAATAGATCCAAAAGCTAAAAAGAACTATATAAAAGCTGTTCGTGGAGAGGGATATATTTTTTGTTAAAGATTCATCAACTATTTTTACGAACTTATCTAGCAATATTTATTGCTATTTTAATCACTCTAACACTAGCTACATATTTTTGGGCAAAAAATCTGTATATAAATCAAATTGAGAAAAATCTAATACAAAATTTGGATACATTAGCTGTTGTTTTACAAAATAGTAAAGATATAAATAGTTTAAATAGTGTGGTTTTAAACTTGAGTCAAGTTTTAGCTTTAAGGGTATCTGTAATAGATGAACTTGGAGATGTAATAGCAGAGAGTCATAAAAATTTGGATGATATAAAAAACCATTCAAATAGAGTAGAAATTATAGAGGCAAAAAATATTGGTATTGGAAAAGATACAAGAGTCTCTGAAACCTTAGGAAAAGATTTACTATATATTGCAAGAAAGATTGAAATAGAAGGTAAAACTTACTACATAAGAATGGCTGACTATACAAATAAAATAACAGATAATTTTAAATCACTCACAATTGAGATTTTTATATATATTTTACTGTTTCTATTTTTAGCTTTTTTGGCAACCTATTTTATTAGTCTAAAAATAAAAAAAGAGACAGATTTAATACTTGATTTTTTAAAAGATATAAAAAATAAAAAAACTCCAATACCTCTAAAATCAAACTACACTTTTGAGTTTTATAAGATTGCAAAGTTATTAAACAAAGTATCTTTAAAGCTATCAAAAAGAGAGCAAGAAAAAGTAAAACATACTGCAAAACTAACTCTTGCAAATAGACAAAAAGATGATATTATCTCTGCTATTTCTCATGAGTTTAAAAACCCAATCGCTGTAATCTCTGGTTATAGTCAAACTTTGATTGAAGATGAGAACTTATCAAAAGATATGAAAAAGAAGTTTTTAAATAAAATCTTCTCAAACTCAAATAAGATGTCACAAATTATTGATAAATTGAGACTTGCATTAAAACTTCAAGATAGTAACAACACAATTGCTTTGAATAATATATCAATAAAAAGAGTTTTAGAAAATATAATTAGTGATTTAAAAGTAAAGTATAAGAATCAAGATATAAATATTTTAGGTGAAGATAAAGAGATAAAAGCTGATGAGGTTTTAATATCTATTGCTATTACAAATCTAATAGAAAATGCTCTAAAATACTCTCAAGATGATATTACAATAGAGATTACAAATAATTATTTAGCTGTTATAGATAAGGGAATTGGAATATCAAAAGAGAATTTGGAAAATATATTTAAAAAGTATTACAGAGCAAACAACAATGAGTGGAATAACTCTTTAGGTTTAGGATTGTTTATTGTGAAATCTATCTTAAATATTCATAATTTTGAGCTAAAAATAGAGTCAACTTTGGGAGTTGGTTCAACTTTTAAAATATATTATTAATTTATACTTAATTTAAGTTAATTATAAGTATAACTTAAATATGATTCCAACTCATTAAAGAAAGGGAGTTAATAAATGAAATTTACTCAAATGGCAAAAGCCAACGAAATCGAAAGATCTTGGGTTGTAGTTGATGCAGAAGGTAAAGTATTCGGAAGAATTATTACTGAAGTTGCTACAATTTTAAGAGGTAAAAATAAACCTTGTTTTACACCAAATGTTGATTGTGGTGACTATGTAGTAATAATTAATGCAAGTAAAGCTAAATTTACAGGTGCAAAATTAGATGATAAAAACTACTATACACACTCAGGTTATTTTGGAAGTACAAAAACTCACAAAATGTCAGAAATGTTTGAAAAAAACCCTGAAAAATTGTATAAATTAGCTACTAGAGGTATGCTTCCAAAAACTACTCTTGGTAAAGCTATGTTAAAAAAATTAAAAGTATATGCAGGAAGTGAACATCCTCATACGGCTCAAATTAAAGGATAATAGTAATGGCAAAAGTATATGCAACTGGAAGAAGAAAAACTGCAATAGCAAAAGTGTGGTTAGAAAATGGAAATGGACAACTAACAATCAATGGTCAAACTCTTGATGCTTGGTTAGGTGGACATGAGTCAATTAAAAAAAGAGTTATGCAACCATTAAATGTAGCAAAACAAGAGACAAGTGTAAATGTAGTAGTACAAACTCTAGGTGGTGGATATTCAGCTCAAGCAGATGCTGTAAGACACGGAATCTCTAGAGCATTAGTTGCTTTCGATGAGCAATTTAGAACTATCTTAAAACCACATGGTTTATTAACAAGAGATGCAAGATCTGTAGAGAGAAAAAAATACGGAAAGAAAAAAGCAAGAAAATCTTCTCAATTCTCAAAAAGATAATTGGTATTTTTCTTTATTTTCCCCAAAAGGAAGCGAAAAATCGCTTCCTTTTTTTATTTATAGTACATATAAATTTTTGATATTTTTAGTCATATATTTTCAAACTATTAAAAAGATTATTAATAAAGATGATTTATAGTATATTTAGTTCCTCTTCCTGTTGTGCCTTCTATTTTTTTTATGCACCCTTTATTTAACAAATCTGCAATATCTCTTGAAGCATTAGCTTCTGCTGTATTCGCAATTTTTACATATTTAGCTTTTGTAAGATCACCTTTAAAGTTTTCACTTCCAATATCAAGAAGCTTATTTAAAACTTTTATTTGTCTTGAGTTCAGTTCATCAAATCTATGTGCATACCAAAACTTTGTTTTTTCTACAATATAGTTTAACTGTTTTTGAGCATCTAATAGTGCATGGTGCAATGTTTTAAAAAACCACTCCATCCAGTAAGTAATATCAAGAGGATCATCTTTTTGAAATCTTCCTGTTGTTTTATCCAAAGCTTCATAATAAGCCTTTCTATGTTCATATATACTCTTTGACATTGTATAGATTTTAGAAAAAGAGGATTGTTCAAGTTTTGATAGTACTCTATCGGTTAGTGCTCTTGTTATTCTTCCATTACCATCATCAAATGGGTGGATGATTACAAACCAAAGGTGAGTTAAGCTAGCTTTTTCTAGTGTTGTAGGAGTTTCATTGAACCATTTTATAAAAATATTCATTTCATTTTCAAGTGTATCATGTGGAGGTGCTTCATAGTGAATTTTTTCTTTACCATAGTCACCTGAAACTACTTGCATAGCTCCATCACCTCTAAACTGTGCTTCTTTAATTTTTGAAAATCCACTATACCCTTTTTCAAACATCGCATTGTGCCAGCCAAATAGTTTACCGAGAGTTAAGTCCTCATCATAGTTTGTGTTGGCATCAATAAGAATATCTACATAGTTATCCTCTTTTTTTATAACTTTGTAGTGTTCTGCTGATTCTAGCCCAAGTTTTTGTTTAATAGATGAGCGAACACTTTCTCTATTTAATATTTCACCCTCTATTTCACAACTTGCTATTATTTCATTTTCCAAAGTTTGAGCAAGTGAATATTTTGAGCTTTCTTTATCCATTAAAAGCATAAAAGATTTTAGTTTGCCTTGTTCATAAGCAATATCTCTTAACAGTGGTTCTAGTTTCTCTTTGTTGTATTTAAAATTGGGATACTCATCATATTCCCATATCCATTTTTGTTTCTTCATGAAGTAAGTTTATCTAAAGTGATACGTAAAATCAAGTTTTACATATCGTTATTTGAGATGTAAATAATTTTTATAAAAAATAGTTCTTATGTAAGTGTAGCTTCTATTATTTAATTAAACAAGTTTAAATTAGTAACATATATAAACTATATAAAAATAAATTTATAAGATATTACAAAATTGATACATATATTTGATAATATGAATTTATCAACTTAATAATTAAAATTTCACATAATATATTTATAAAATTTTTTTAGAGTTAAATAATTAATAACATTTATAGGAAATAAATAAAATGCAGAAATATTCAGTTAATCAACACTTAATAGAAACTATTTTAGCTTGGGTTAGATCTGGCGAAATTGCAATCCCTGAAATACAAAGACCATTTGTTTGGGATGCTTCTAAAGTAAGAGATCTTATGGATAGTTTATATCAAGGCTATCCAATTGGTTATATTATTGCATGGAGAAATCCAAATGTAAGACTTAAAGATGGAAGTACAAGTGAAGGTAAAAAAATCCTTATTGATGGACAACAAAGAATTACTGCATTAACAGCTGCAATTTTAGGTCAATATGTTATTGATAAAACATATAAAAGAATAAAGATAAAAATATCATTTAATCCAATAACTGAAAAGTTTGAAGTTCAAAATCCTGCAATTTTAAAAGATAAAACTTGGCTTCATGATATTTCTGAGGCTATAAATGGTGATTTATTTGAAATTGCTGATAAATATTTTGAATTAAATCCTGATGTTGATAAAAAGAGTGTAAGAAATGCTTTTTCCAATTTAATTAATATTCCAAAAAAACAAATAGGGCTTATTGAACTTGCTTCGGATTTGGATATAGAAACTGTAACAGAGATATTTATTAGAATTAATTCAAAAGGAGTAGTTCTTAGCCAAGCAGATTTCGCAATGAGTAAAATATCTTCAAATACTGAATATGGTGGAGATGAACTTAGAAAATTAATAGATTACTTCTGCCATTTAGCTATTGCTCCAGAATTTCATAAACATATTGAAGATAATGATAAAAAATTTGCACAAACAGATTTATATAATAAAATTAAGTGGCTTAAAAATGAAAAAGAAGATCTTTATGATCCAGATTATAATGATTTAATTAGAGTTGCTTTTACTTCTCAATTTAATAGAGGAAAATTATCTGATTTAGTTAGTTTACTATCTGGACGTAATTTTGAAACAAGAACATTTGAAACAGAAATTGCTGAGAAATCATTTGAAAAGTTAAAAAAAGGTGTAATTAATTTTACAAATGAAACAAATTTCAAAAAGTTCTTGATGATTATAAAATCTGCGGGATTTATTGACAATAAGCTTATAAGATCTCAAAATGCACTAAATTTTGCATATATTTTATATTTAAAATTAAGAGATTTAAATGTTAATTCAGTTGATATAGAAAAATTTGTAAAGCGTTGGTTTGTGTATTCTGTCTTAACTGGAAGATATTCTGGTTCTCCTGAAAGTATGTTTGATTTTGATATAAAACAAATAAGCCATAAATCTATGTCTGAATATTTAAAAGAAAAAGAGGATGCTGAACTTTCTGATGCGTTCTGGAATGCTTCTCTTCCAAGAAGTTTAGATACTTCTGTTGCAAGTAGTCCTTATTTTCATATTTATTTAGCTTCTCAGGTAAAAGCAAATGATAAAGGTTTTTTATCAAAAGATGTTTTGGTAAGTGACTTAATTTTACTAAGAGGTGATATCCACCATCTTTTCCCAAAAGATTATTTGAAACGAAATGGTTTTGAAAGAAATAAATATAATCAAATAGCAAACTATGTTTATATGCAACAAGAAATTAATATAAAAGTAGGGAATAAAGCTCCAGATACTTATTTATCGCTTTTAATTGAAAATTTTACAAATAATAAAAATAAATTTAGTGGTATAAAAAATCATGAAGAACTTATTAAAAATTTTGAGATGCACTGTATTCCAAGAAGTATAATAAATAGTAAATTTTCTGATTATGAAGACTTTTTACATGAAAGAAGAAAATTAATGGCACTTAAAATCAAAGATTATTATTTCTCTTTGTAATTATATAATACTAGAGAATGATATCTCTAGTAAAATTAGTTTTTCACATAACTCATCTGTTTATTATAAGCCATATCCCAAAACATATACTCAAACTCAACACTTGAAATAAAAATATCTTCAACCACTTTTTTTTCAGCTTCTGTTCTGTTTTTTACAAGCTCATCAAGTGCATCATAAAACCACTCAAATGACTCTTCAAACTCAACTCCTGAGTAAGTTTCTATCCAAGATTTATAGAAATTATTTTCTAAAGTATCTTTATATTGCTCTTTTAATCTTTTACCATAATCACAATATGTCCAAGCACAAGGAAATACAGTTGCTAAAGTGTGTGCTAAATCACCTTTTAAAGAAGTTGCAAGCATATTTGCTGTGTAAGTTCTGTTAAACAAACTAGCTCTTACATTTTTAACCTCTTCATCACTAATACCAAACTCTTTCATATACAGATGGTGAAGTTTCATCTCATCAACTAAAGTTGCTTTTGTAATAGCACTAAGATTTCCAAGCATCTTTTCATCATCTGCTTTTGTCATGGCCATTGCAAATACTTTTGCATACTCTAAAAGATACAAATAATCTTGTAGTAAATAAAACTTGAACTTCTCTTTTTCTAAAGTCCCAGCTCCCAACTCTTGTACAAATGGGTGGTTATAACCATCTTCCCAAACTTTTATAGCTTTTTGTTTTAATTGTCTTGAAAATGACATTTTAACTCCTTTTATAATTTAAATTTATCGCAAAAAGATTCTGGATTATCTGTTTTCATACCTTCACTCATAATACAAAAATCTTTTGCACCATTTTTTAAAACATCTTTAAAATTTTTCTCATTTATCCCACCAATTGCAATAATAGAAATATCAATATTTTCATAAAGCTCTTTTAAAAAAGCCAAACCTCTTGGTTTTAAACCCTCTTTACAAGAAGTTTCAAAAATATGTCCAGCAATAATTGCATCTGCACCTAAATTTTGGGCAGTTTTTCCTTCAGTTAGTGAGTGAATAGATACATAGATATTTGAAAAGCTATTTAATCTATCTTGATAATTTAAAAAATCATCAAAAGAGAGTTGAATATTTTTTATATTCAATTTTATTGCTACACCTATAAAGCTATTTACAAAAAAATCCACACCATACTTTTGGCAAATCTTTTTAACCTCTATTGCAAGAGATTCATAATCACAATTTTCTAAATCTTTCTCTCTTAAAATTATTGCATTTGGTTTTGAACTAGCAAGTAGTTCAACTCTTCTTAAAAAATCATCACAACAAAGTTTTCGATTTGTTACAATAATTGCCATTTTAAACTCTTATAAAATTTGAATAAACAGGTTGTAAGCTCTTATTTAAAATCATAGTGTGAACATCTTCTACACTTCTTTCATCAGATATTTCAAACTGTTCATCACCTTTTTTCTCTTCATCATGACCTCCAACACCAACACTAACTCCTGCTGAAATCTTATTTGCAACAAGACCAACAACATTATCTCTAAAAACATCTCGCTCTCTTGTTGATATTGTGATTGTTGCATAAGGCATAAAAATTCTATATGCACACATAACTTGCAGAAGTTGCTTCTCATAAACATCATTTGAGTTGTTGTTTTTATTGTTTATATATGGTCTTAATCTTGGAACTGAAAAACTAATCTCTGCATGAGGATATCTTTGTTGAATTAGTGTTGCGTGAAGTGCAACAGCAAAAGCATCTTTTCTAAAATCATCAAGTCCTAATAAGGCTCCAAAAGCAACCCCTCTAAATCCAGCTTTTAAGGCTCTTTCTTGAGCATTTATTCTATAAGAGAAGTTTCTTTTTGAACCCCAAAGATGAACATCTTCATATTTTTTTCTATTGTAAGTCTCTTGATAAACAGCTACAAAATCAGCTCCACTTTCATGAAGTAGTTTATACTCATCTAAATTTACAGGATAAACCTCAAGAGCAACAGTTGAGAAATATTTTCTTGCAAGTTTAACAGCACTTGCAATATAACTAACACTTGATTTTCTTCTGGCTTCTCCTGTTAAAAGTAAAATCTCTTTTAAACCAGTTTTTGCAATAGTTTGTAACTCATTTTCAAGCTCTTGTGTTGTAAGTGTTGCTCTTTTTATTTTGTTTGTTGCTTTAAAACCACAATATGTACACTCATTTTCACAATAGTTTGCAATATACAAAGGTGTAAAAAGCAAAATAGAGTTACCAAAATTTTTTCTAGTCTTCTCTTTTGCTCTTTGTGCCATAATCTCTAAAAACTCTTCTGCATTTGGTGAAAGTAGGGCTTTAAAATCTTCTAAATCTAATCTATCTTTTTTTAGGGCTCTTTTAACATCATCGCTACTATATTTTGAATAATCAAAATTTTGCATAGATGATGTGATAATTGATTCAATATCAGATTCAATATCCTCCATATCTTTATAAAAGAGTTGATGATTTATCTCTTTCAATTATCATCTCCCAAAAAACCTGTTAATGGACTTGAAGCTTCGGCTTTATCTAAAACTCTTCCAAGACCTGATAAATAAGCAGCTCTTCCAGCTTTTATCGCATTTTTAAAAGCCTCTGACATCAAAACAATATCATTTGCTGTTGCAACAGCAGTATTTAGCATAACAGCATCAACACCCATCTCCATAGCTTCACAAGCTTGCGATGGTCTTCCAATTCCAGCATCAACAATAATTGGTAAGTCTATCTCATCTACTAAGATTTGAATAAACTCTTTTGTTAAAAGCCCTTTATTGCTTCCTATTAAAGAACCCAAAGGCATAACTGCAGCTGCTCCTGCATTTACTAAATCTCTTGCTACATACAAATCAGGATAACAATATGGTAAAACTGTAAAACCTTCATTTGCTAATTTTTCAGTTGCTTTTATTGTCTCATAGTTATCAGGTAGAAGATATTTAGAGTCTTTAATAATCTCTAGTTTTACTAAATCTCCACACCCAAGCTCTCTTGAAAGCCTTGCAACTCTTAAAGCCTCATCGCTATTGATAGCTCCTGAAGTGTTTGGAAGCAGAGTTATATTTTTTGGAATATAATCTAAAATATTCTCAACACCACCACTATTTGCTCTTCTTAAAGCCAAAGTAATAATTTGAGCTTCACCATTTTTTATAACAGCTTCTAAAAGTGGAAGTGAAAATTTTCCAGAACCTAAAATAAATCTTGAATTAAACTCATATTTTCCTATTTTTAATATATCATTCATAATATTTTCCTATTTTTATACATCGTAAATATCTAAAATAAGCCTTAAAATCATATTTGCTTGATGAGCAGCACAAATAGTTACTCTTGGAGCCATAAGTCCCATTCCAACTTTTGCTTCTGCTTCTAAATCACCACAAATAAATAGATTTTTTAGTGCTTTTTTTGTAGAAATTTTGTTTGAACTATCGTATCCAGCCATTCCAGAACCAGAGACTATCTTTTTATCTGGAAAATTTTGCAAAATACCATTTATAAGCATTGCTTTTTGATCTGCTTTATCAAAAGCCTCACAAACAATATCGTAAGAGGCAAAAAGCTCTTTTAGATTTGATTTATCTATTTTTATATTTTTTGTAATAATTTTTATAAATGGGTTAATCTCTTTTAACTGCTCTTTTAGTGCATCTGTTTTATTCATACCTAAGTGCTTTATATAGTAGCTTTGCCTATTTAAATTGCTAGGCTCTACAATATCAAAATCTATTAATAAAAGCTCTCCAACACCAATTCTTGCTAACATAACAGCAATATTAGAGCCAAGTCCACCAAGTCCAGCAATAGCAACTTTGCTATTTTTTACTTTTTGATGAACTTTTGGAGTGTGTCTTGACACCATTGTAGCTTCCAACTCATCACTTGATGGCATTTTTCCTTTTTCAATAATCACCAAAGAGTCACCACTATTTATTTGTAAATCTTTTTCTAAAATAAAACCATTTAATATAATAATTGCATTTTTATTTAAACTATCTCTTAAAGAAAAAGCAGATTTATGCTCTGTTTGAATATTTTTGCCGTTTAGCTCTATATTTATCATCCGCCACCAACAAACCAAACTATCTCTAAAACATCGCTATTTTTTAAAAAAGTAGTCTCATACTCAATTTTTGGAACAATTTTTTGATTTAATTCAACAGCAACTTTAGATGGTTCAAAATTTTTAGAGATAAGTAGTTCATACAAACTTATCTCTTTTTCTATAAAAATCTCTTCATTATTTACTCTCATCTTAATTCCTTAAGCTATCTTATCTGCATGATCTTTCATGATTTTTTGAGTTATTTTATATGAACAAAATTTTGGTCCACACATAGAGCAAAACTCTGCTTCTTTAAATACATCTTGAGGTAAAGTCTCATCGTGATACTCTCTAGCACGGTCAGGATCAAGTGCTAGTTCAAACTGTTTGTTCCAATCAAAAGCATATCTTGCATCACTCATTGCATCATCAATATCTCTAGCTCCTTTTCTATTTCTAGCAATATCAGCACTATGAGCAGCAATTTTATACGCAATAATTCCATTTCTAACATCTTCAGCATTTGGTAAACCTAAATGCTCTTTTGGAGTAACATAACAAAGCATTGATGCTCCATGCCATCCACCAACAGCAGCACCAATTGCACTTGAGATATGATCATACCCAGCACCAATATCAGTAGTTAATGGTCCTAAGATATAAAATGGAGCTTCATGACAATACTCTTTTTCTATTTTCATATTTCTCTCAATTTGATTTAAAGGCACATGTCCTGGACCTTCTATCATAACTTGTACATCTTTTTCCCAAGCTCTTAAAGTTAAATCTCCAAGAACTTTTAACTCTCTTAGTTGTGCTTCATCACTTGCATCTGCTAAACATCCAGGTCTTAAACTATCTCCCAAAGATAAAGAGACATCATACTTTCTACAAATATCTAAAATTTTGTCAAATGCTGTATAAAAAGGATTCTCTTTGTGATAATGCATCATCCAAGCTGCCATTAAACTTCCACCTCTTGAAACTATTCCCATCTTTCTTTTTGCAATATGAGGCATAAACTCCAGTAAAAATCCAGCATGAATTGTGAAGTATGAAACACCTTGCTCTGCTTGTCTTTGAATTACTTCAAGCATTTTCTCAATTGTTAAATCCTCTATTTTATCTTTTACATCATGTAAAATTTGATAAATAGGAAC
Protein-coding regions in this window:
- the thiC gene encoding phosphomethylpyrimidine synthase ThiC is translated as MQNIQKWLEEHKNDEVRTQMYYAKKGIITPHMEFVAKKENLKPEFIRSEIARGRLIIPANVNHINQEPMAIGIASSCKINANIGSSAIVSDVQGELEKVDVCLKYGADTIMDLSTGGDLDLIRKAVIAHSTVPIGTVPIYQILHDVKDKIEDLTIEKMLEVIQRQAEQGVSYFTIHAGFLLEFMPHIAKRKMGIVSRGGSLMAAWMMHYHKENPFYTAFDKILDICRKYDVSLSLGDSLRPGCLADASDEAQLRELKVLGDLTLRAWEKDVQVMIEGPGHVPLNQIERNMKIEKEYCHEAPFYILGPLTTDIGAGYDHISSAIGAAVGGWHGASMLCYVTPKEHLGLPNAEDVRNGIIAYKIAAHSADIARNRKGARDIDDAMSDARYAFDWNKQFELALDPDRAREYHDETLPQDVFKEAEFCSMCGPKFCSYKITQKIMKDHADKIA